In Bombus huntii isolate Logan2020A chromosome 3, iyBomHunt1.1, whole genome shotgun sequence, a single genomic region encodes these proteins:
- the LOC126864304 gene encoding serine-arginine protein 55 isoform X12: MVGTRVYVGGLPYGTRERDLERFFRGYGRFRDVLIKNGYGFVEFDDYRDADDAVYELNGKELLGERITVERARGTPRGSDQWRYGDSRGGYGDSRRSARDDMRHDRYGPPTRTEYRLTVENLSSRVSWQDLKDYMRQAGEVTYADAHKQRRNEGVVEFATYSDLKNAIDKLDDTELNGRRIRLIEDKRRGRRSRSSSSRSRSRSRSRSRRRSRSRSRYYRRSRSRSRSRRSSRSRSRRSSRSKSRAHTKSKSKSKSKSPERSRTRSKSKSRDRSKSKSKSKSKSRSRSRSKAERSKSRSQSKSKAKSPSNSSSRDRSSRERSRGDRSRSRSGSKHSKSRSRSRSPMNGDKSPESNKQKAD; the protein is encoded by the exons ATGGTAGGGACAAGGGTCTATGTCGGTGGGCTTCCATACGGCACCAGGGAAAGAGACCTTGAGAGATTTTTCAGAGGCTACGGTCGATTCCGTGATGTCCTCATCAAGAACGGTTACGGCTTTGTT GAGTTTGATGACTATAGGGATGCAGATGATGCAGTCTATGAGCTCAATGGAAAGGAGCTTCTAGGAGAAAg AATTACTGTAGAGAGGGCCAGGGGGACACCTAGGGGTAGTGACCAGTGGCGCTATGGTGACTCCCGTGGTGGTTATGGGGACTCGAGGCGATCTGC CCGAGACGATATGCGGCACGACAG ATACGGACCACCAACACGCACCGAATACCGGCTCACTGTGGAGAATCTCTCGAGTCGCGTTAGCTGGCAG GATTTGAAGGATTATATGAGACAAGCTGGCGAAGTGACATATGCAGATGCACACAAACAGCGCAGGAATGAAGG GGTTGTAGAGTTTGCAACATATTCTGACTTGAAGAACGCCATCGACAAATTGGACGATACAGAACTAAATGGACGTAGAATCAGACTTATCGAAGATAAAAGACGTGGTCGTCGCTCAAGATCCTCGAGTTCGAGATCAAGATCACGGTCACGATCTCGATCTCGTCGCCGATCCCGCTCCCGCTCAAGGTATTATCGTCGTTCTCGATCCCGATCAAG GAGTCGTCGCAGTTCTCGTAGTCGTAGCCGTCGCAGCAGCCGTTCCAAATCAAGGGCACATACTAAATCAAAATCAAAGTCCAAATCCAAATCTCCCGAACGTAGCCGCACCCGATCTAAATCCAA ATCAAGAGACCGCTCAAAGTCGAAATCTAAGTCAAAGTCCAAATCCAGATCTCGTTCTAGGTCCAAGGCTGAGAGGTCAAAGTCCAGGTCGCAGTCCAAATCCAAAGCCAAGTCTCCTTCGAA CTCTTCTTCCAGAGATAGATCTAGTCGCGAAAGATCAAGAGGCGACAGATCAAGATCTCGATCAGGCAGCAAACATAGCAAAAGCCGTAGCCGTTCTCGATCACCAATGAATGGCGACAAATCACCAGAAAGTAATAAACAGAAAGCTGATTAA
- the LOC126864304 gene encoding serine-arginine protein 55 isoform X17: protein MVGTRVYVGGLPYGTRERDLERFFRGYGRFRDVLIKNGYGFVEFDDYRDADDAVYELNGKELLGERITVERARGTPRGSDQWRYGDSRGGYGDSRRSARDDMRHDRDSVNRNTRTASSYKQSLPRYGPPTRTEYRLTVENLSSRVSWQDLKDYMRQAGEVTYADAHKQRRNEGVVEFATYSDLKNAIDKLDDTELNGRRIRLIEDKRRGRRSRSSSSRSRSRSRSRSRRRSRSRSRSRRSSRSRSRRSSRSKSRAHTKSKSKSKSKSPERSRTRSKSKSKAERSKSRSQSKSKAKSPSNSSSRDRSSRERSRGDRSRSRSGSKHSKSRSRSRSPMNGDKSPESNKQKAD from the exons ATGGTAGGGACAAGGGTCTATGTCGGTGGGCTTCCATACGGCACCAGGGAAAGAGACCTTGAGAGATTTTTCAGAGGCTACGGTCGATTCCGTGATGTCCTCATCAAGAACGGTTACGGCTTTGTT GAGTTTGATGACTATAGGGATGCAGATGATGCAGTCTATGAGCTCAATGGAAAGGAGCTTCTAGGAGAAAg AATTACTGTAGAGAGGGCCAGGGGGACACCTAGGGGTAGTGACCAGTGGCGCTATGGTGACTCCCGTGGTGGTTATGGGGACTCGAGGCGATCTGC CCGAGACGATATGCGGCACGACAG AGATAGTGTGAACAGAAACACGAGGACTGCATCTAGCTACAAGCAATCATTGCCCAG ATACGGACCACCAACACGCACCGAATACCGGCTCACTGTGGAGAATCTCTCGAGTCGCGTTAGCTGGCAG GATTTGAAGGATTATATGAGACAAGCTGGCGAAGTGACATATGCAGATGCACACAAACAGCGCAGGAATGAAGG GGTTGTAGAGTTTGCAACATATTCTGACTTGAAGAACGCCATCGACAAATTGGACGATACAGAACTAAATGGACGTAGAATCAGACTTATCGAAGATAAAAGACGTGGTCGTCGCTCAAGATCCTCGAGTTCGAGATCAAGATCACGGTCACGATCTCGATCTCGTCGCCGATCCCGCTCCCGCTCAAG GAGTCGTCGCAGTTCTCGTAGTCGTAGCCGTCGCAGCAGCCGTTCCAAATCAAGGGCACATACTAAATCAAAATCAAAGTCCAAATCCAAATCTCCCGAACGTAGCCGCACCCGATCTAAATCCAA GTCCAAGGCTGAGAGGTCAAAGTCCAGGTCGCAGTCCAAATCCAAAGCCAAGTCTCCTTCGAA CTCTTCTTCCAGAGATAGATCTAGTCGCGAAAGATCAAGAGGCGACAGATCAAGATCTCGATCAGGCAGCAAACATAGCAAAAGCCGTAGCCGTTCTCGATCACCAATGAATGGCGACAAATCACCAGAAAGTAATAAACAGAAAGCTGATTAA
- the LOC126864304 gene encoding serine-arginine protein 55 isoform X10 produces the protein MVGTRVYVGGLPYGTRERDLERFFRGYGRFRDVLIKNGYGFVEFDDYRDADDAVYELNGKELLGERITVERARGTPRGSDQWRYGDSRGGYGDSRRSARDDMRHDRDSVNRNTRTASSYKQSLPRYGPPTRTEYRLTVENLSSRVSWQDLKDYMRQAGEVTYADAHKQRRNEGVVEFATYSDLKNAIDKLDDTELNGRRIRLIEDKRRGRRSRSSSSRSRSRSRSRSRRRSRSRSRSRRSSRSRSRRSSRSKSRAHTKSKSKSKSKSPERSRTRSKSKSRDRSKSKSKSKSKSRSRSRSKAERSKSRSQSKSKAKSPSKDRSSRERSRGDRSRSRSGSKHSKSRSRSRSPMNGDKSPESNKQKAD, from the exons ATGGTAGGGACAAGGGTCTATGTCGGTGGGCTTCCATACGGCACCAGGGAAAGAGACCTTGAGAGATTTTTCAGAGGCTACGGTCGATTCCGTGATGTCCTCATCAAGAACGGTTACGGCTTTGTT GAGTTTGATGACTATAGGGATGCAGATGATGCAGTCTATGAGCTCAATGGAAAGGAGCTTCTAGGAGAAAg AATTACTGTAGAGAGGGCCAGGGGGACACCTAGGGGTAGTGACCAGTGGCGCTATGGTGACTCCCGTGGTGGTTATGGGGACTCGAGGCGATCTGC CCGAGACGATATGCGGCACGACAG AGATAGTGTGAACAGAAACACGAGGACTGCATCTAGCTACAAGCAATCATTGCCCAG ATACGGACCACCAACACGCACCGAATACCGGCTCACTGTGGAGAATCTCTCGAGTCGCGTTAGCTGGCAG GATTTGAAGGATTATATGAGACAAGCTGGCGAAGTGACATATGCAGATGCACACAAACAGCGCAGGAATGAAGG GGTTGTAGAGTTTGCAACATATTCTGACTTGAAGAACGCCATCGACAAATTGGACGATACAGAACTAAATGGACGTAGAATCAGACTTATCGAAGATAAAAGACGTGGTCGTCGCTCAAGATCCTCGAGTTCGAGATCAAGATCACGGTCACGATCTCGATCTCGTCGCCGATCCCGCTCCCGCTCAAG GAGTCGTCGCAGTTCTCGTAGTCGTAGCCGTCGCAGCAGCCGTTCCAAATCAAGGGCACATACTAAATCAAAATCAAAGTCCAAATCCAAATCTCCCGAACGTAGCCGCACCCGATCTAAATCCAA ATCAAGAGACCGCTCAAAGTCGAAATCTAAGTCAAAGTCCAAATCCAGATCTCGTTCTAGGTCCAAGGCTGAGAGGTCAAAGTCCAGGTCGCAGTCCAAATCCAAAGCCAAGTCTCCTTCGAA AGATAGATCTAGTCGCGAAAGATCAAGAGGCGACAGATCAAGATCTCGATCAGGCAGCAAACATAGCAAAAGCCGTAGCCGTTCTCGATCACCAATGAATGGCGACAAATCACCAGAAAGTAATAAACAGAAAGCTGATTAA
- the LOC126864304 gene encoding serine-arginine protein 55 isoform X3, giving the protein MVGTRVYVGGLPYGTRERDLERFFRGYGRFRDVLIKNGYGFVEFDDYRDADDAVYELNGKELLGERITVERARGTPRGSDQWRYGDSRGGYGDSRRSARDDMRHDRDSVNRNTRTASSYKQSLPRYGPPTRTEYRLTVENLSSRVSWQDLKDYMRQAGEVTYADAHKQRRNEGVVEFATYSDLKNAIDKLDDTELNGRRIRLIEDKRRGRRSRSSSSRSRSRSRSRSRRRSRSRSRYYRRSRSRSRSRRSSRSRSRRSSRSKSRAHTKSKSKSKSKSPERSRTRSKSKSRDRSKSKSKSKSKSRSRSRSKAERSKSRSQSKSKAKSPSKDRSSRERSRGDRSRSRSGSKHSKSRSRSRSPMNGDKSPESNKQKAD; this is encoded by the exons ATGGTAGGGACAAGGGTCTATGTCGGTGGGCTTCCATACGGCACCAGGGAAAGAGACCTTGAGAGATTTTTCAGAGGCTACGGTCGATTCCGTGATGTCCTCATCAAGAACGGTTACGGCTTTGTT GAGTTTGATGACTATAGGGATGCAGATGATGCAGTCTATGAGCTCAATGGAAAGGAGCTTCTAGGAGAAAg AATTACTGTAGAGAGGGCCAGGGGGACACCTAGGGGTAGTGACCAGTGGCGCTATGGTGACTCCCGTGGTGGTTATGGGGACTCGAGGCGATCTGC CCGAGACGATATGCGGCACGACAG AGATAGTGTGAACAGAAACACGAGGACTGCATCTAGCTACAAGCAATCATTGCCCAG ATACGGACCACCAACACGCACCGAATACCGGCTCACTGTGGAGAATCTCTCGAGTCGCGTTAGCTGGCAG GATTTGAAGGATTATATGAGACAAGCTGGCGAAGTGACATATGCAGATGCACACAAACAGCGCAGGAATGAAGG GGTTGTAGAGTTTGCAACATATTCTGACTTGAAGAACGCCATCGACAAATTGGACGATACAGAACTAAATGGACGTAGAATCAGACTTATCGAAGATAAAAGACGTGGTCGTCGCTCAAGATCCTCGAGTTCGAGATCAAGATCACGGTCACGATCTCGATCTCGTCGCCGATCCCGCTCCCGCTCAAGGTATTATCGTCGTTCTCGATCCCGATCAAG GAGTCGTCGCAGTTCTCGTAGTCGTAGCCGTCGCAGCAGCCGTTCCAAATCAAGGGCACATACTAAATCAAAATCAAAGTCCAAATCCAAATCTCCCGAACGTAGCCGCACCCGATCTAAATCCAA ATCAAGAGACCGCTCAAAGTCGAAATCTAAGTCAAAGTCCAAATCCAGATCTCGTTCTAGGTCCAAGGCTGAGAGGTCAAAGTCCAGGTCGCAGTCCAAATCCAAAGCCAAGTCTCCTTCGAA AGATAGATCTAGTCGCGAAAGATCAAGAGGCGACAGATCAAGATCTCGATCAGGCAGCAAACATAGCAAAAGCCGTAGCCGTTCTCGATCACCAATGAATGGCGACAAATCACCAGAAAGTAATAAACAGAAAGCTGATTAA
- the LOC126864304 gene encoding serine-arginine protein 55 isoform X2 yields MSTRVFVGGLTYRVRERDLEKFFRKYGRIKEVAMKNGFAFVEFDDYRDADDAVYELNGKELLGERITVERARGTPRGSDQWRYGDSRGGYGDSRRSARDDMRHDRDSVNRNTRTASSYKQSLPRYGPPTRTEYRLTVENLSSRVSWQDLKDYMRQAGEVTYADAHKQRRNEGVVEFATYSDLKNAIDKLDDTELNGRRIRLIEDKRRGRRSRSSSSRSRSRSRSRSRRRSRSRSRYYRRSRSRSRSRRSSRSRSRRSSRSKSRAHTKSKSKSKSKSPERSRTRSKSKSRDRSKSKSKSKSKSRSRSRSKAERSKSRSQSKSKAKSPSNSSSRDRSSRERSRGDRSRSRSGSKHSKSRSRSRSPMNGDKSPESNKQKAD; encoded by the exons ATGAGCACCCGAGTATTCGTTGGCGGATTAACATACCGGGTGAGAGAGCGCGACCTTGAGAAGTTCTTCCGGAAATATGGTAGAATCAAGGAGGTCGCTATGAAGAATGGATTTGCCTTTGTG GAGTTTGATGACTATAGGGATGCAGATGATGCAGTCTATGAGCTCAATGGAAAGGAGCTTCTAGGAGAAAg AATTACTGTAGAGAGGGCCAGGGGGACACCTAGGGGTAGTGACCAGTGGCGCTATGGTGACTCCCGTGGTGGTTATGGGGACTCGAGGCGATCTGC CCGAGACGATATGCGGCACGACAG AGATAGTGTGAACAGAAACACGAGGACTGCATCTAGCTACAAGCAATCATTGCCCAG ATACGGACCACCAACACGCACCGAATACCGGCTCACTGTGGAGAATCTCTCGAGTCGCGTTAGCTGGCAG GATTTGAAGGATTATATGAGACAAGCTGGCGAAGTGACATATGCAGATGCACACAAACAGCGCAGGAATGAAGG GGTTGTAGAGTTTGCAACATATTCTGACTTGAAGAACGCCATCGACAAATTGGACGATACAGAACTAAATGGACGTAGAATCAGACTTATCGAAGATAAAAGACGTGGTCGTCGCTCAAGATCCTCGAGTTCGAGATCAAGATCACGGTCACGATCTCGATCTCGTCGCCGATCCCGCTCCCGCTCAAGGTATTATCGTCGTTCTCGATCCCGATCAAG GAGTCGTCGCAGTTCTCGTAGTCGTAGCCGTCGCAGCAGCCGTTCCAAATCAAGGGCACATACTAAATCAAAATCAAAGTCCAAATCCAAATCTCCCGAACGTAGCCGCACCCGATCTAAATCCAA ATCAAGAGACCGCTCAAAGTCGAAATCTAAGTCAAAGTCCAAATCCAGATCTCGTTCTAGGTCCAAGGCTGAGAGGTCAAAGTCCAGGTCGCAGTCCAAATCCAAAGCCAAGTCTCCTTCGAA CTCTTCTTCCAGAGATAGATCTAGTCGCGAAAGATCAAGAGGCGACAGATCAAGATCTCGATCAGGCAGCAAACATAGCAAAAGCCGTAGCCGTTCTCGATCACCAATGAATGGCGACAAATCACCAGAAAGTAATAAACAGAAAGCTGATTAA
- the LOC126864304 gene encoding serine-arginine protein 55 isoform X18, with protein sequence MVGTRVYVGGLPYGTRERDLERFFRGYGRFRDVLIKNGYGFVEFDDYRDADDAVYELNGKELLGERVAVEIARGVSGRRGDRGYGRSRSWRDKYGPPTRTEYRLTVENLSSRVSWQDLKDYMRQAGEVTYADAHKQRRNEGVVEFATYSDLKNAIDKLDDTELNGRRIRLIEDKRRGRRSRSSSSRSRSRSRSRSRRRSRSRSRYYRRSRSRSRSRRSSRSRSRRSSRSKSRAHTKSKSKSKSKSPERSRTRSKSKSRDRSKSKSKSKSKSRSRSRSKAERSKSRSQSKSKAKSPSNSSSRDRSSRERSRGDRSRSRSGSKHSKSRSRSRSPMNGDKSPESNKQKAD encoded by the exons ATGGTAGGGACAAGGGTCTATGTCGGTGGGCTTCCATACGGCACCAGGGAAAGAGACCTTGAGAGATTTTTCAGAGGCTACGGTCGATTCCGTGATGTCCTCATCAAGAACGGTTACGGCTTTGTT GAGTTTGATGACTATAGGGATGCAGATGATGCAGTCTATGAGCTCAATGGAAAGGAGCTTCTAGGAGAAAg AGTGGCGGTGGAGATAGCACGGGGTGTTTCAGGGAGGCGAGGCGACCGTGGCTACGGACGCTCACGCTCCTGGAGAGACAA ATACGGACCACCAACACGCACCGAATACCGGCTCACTGTGGAGAATCTCTCGAGTCGCGTTAGCTGGCAG GATTTGAAGGATTATATGAGACAAGCTGGCGAAGTGACATATGCAGATGCACACAAACAGCGCAGGAATGAAGG GGTTGTAGAGTTTGCAACATATTCTGACTTGAAGAACGCCATCGACAAATTGGACGATACAGAACTAAATGGACGTAGAATCAGACTTATCGAAGATAAAAGACGTGGTCGTCGCTCAAGATCCTCGAGTTCGAGATCAAGATCACGGTCACGATCTCGATCTCGTCGCCGATCCCGCTCCCGCTCAAGGTATTATCGTCGTTCTCGATCCCGATCAAG GAGTCGTCGCAGTTCTCGTAGTCGTAGCCGTCGCAGCAGCCGTTCCAAATCAAGGGCACATACTAAATCAAAATCAAAGTCCAAATCCAAATCTCCCGAACGTAGCCGCACCCGATCTAAATCCAA ATCAAGAGACCGCTCAAAGTCGAAATCTAAGTCAAAGTCCAAATCCAGATCTCGTTCTAGGTCCAAGGCTGAGAGGTCAAAGTCCAGGTCGCAGTCCAAATCCAAAGCCAAGTCTCCTTCGAA CTCTTCTTCCAGAGATAGATCTAGTCGCGAAAGATCAAGAGGCGACAGATCAAGATCTCGATCAGGCAGCAAACATAGCAAAAGCCGTAGCCGTTCTCGATCACCAATGAATGGCGACAAATCACCAGAAAGTAATAAACAGAAAGCTGATTAA
- the LOC126864304 gene encoding serine-arginine protein 55 isoform X9 gives MVGTRVYVGGLPYGTRERDLERFFRGYGRFRDVLIKNGYGFVEFDDYRDADDAVYELNGKELLGERVAVEIARGVSGRRGDRGYGRSRSWRDKDSVNRNTRTASSYKQSLPRYGPPTRTEYRLTVENLSSRVSWQDLKDYMRQAGEVTYADAHKQRRNEGVVEFATYSDLKNAIDKLDDTELNGRRIRLIEDKRRGRRSRSSSSRSRSRSRSRSRRRSRSRSRYYRRSRSRSRSRRSSRSRSRRSSRSKSRAHTKSKSKSKSKSPERSRTRSKSKSRDRSKSKSKSKSKSRSRSRSKAERSKSRSQSKSKAKSPSNSSSRDRSSRERSRGDRSRSRSGSKHSKSRSRSRSPMNGDKSPESNKQKAD, from the exons ATGGTAGGGACAAGGGTCTATGTCGGTGGGCTTCCATACGGCACCAGGGAAAGAGACCTTGAGAGATTTTTCAGAGGCTACGGTCGATTCCGTGATGTCCTCATCAAGAACGGTTACGGCTTTGTT GAGTTTGATGACTATAGGGATGCAGATGATGCAGTCTATGAGCTCAATGGAAAGGAGCTTCTAGGAGAAAg AGTGGCGGTGGAGATAGCACGGGGTGTTTCAGGGAGGCGAGGCGACCGTGGCTACGGACGCTCACGCTCCTGGAGAGACAA AGATAGTGTGAACAGAAACACGAGGACTGCATCTAGCTACAAGCAATCATTGCCCAG ATACGGACCACCAACACGCACCGAATACCGGCTCACTGTGGAGAATCTCTCGAGTCGCGTTAGCTGGCAG GATTTGAAGGATTATATGAGACAAGCTGGCGAAGTGACATATGCAGATGCACACAAACAGCGCAGGAATGAAGG GGTTGTAGAGTTTGCAACATATTCTGACTTGAAGAACGCCATCGACAAATTGGACGATACAGAACTAAATGGACGTAGAATCAGACTTATCGAAGATAAAAGACGTGGTCGTCGCTCAAGATCCTCGAGTTCGAGATCAAGATCACGGTCACGATCTCGATCTCGTCGCCGATCCCGCTCCCGCTCAAGGTATTATCGTCGTTCTCGATCCCGATCAAG GAGTCGTCGCAGTTCTCGTAGTCGTAGCCGTCGCAGCAGCCGTTCCAAATCAAGGGCACATACTAAATCAAAATCAAAGTCCAAATCCAAATCTCCCGAACGTAGCCGCACCCGATCTAAATCCAA ATCAAGAGACCGCTCAAAGTCGAAATCTAAGTCAAAGTCCAAATCCAGATCTCGTTCTAGGTCCAAGGCTGAGAGGTCAAAGTCCAGGTCGCAGTCCAAATCCAAAGCCAAGTCTCCTTCGAA CTCTTCTTCCAGAGATAGATCTAGTCGCGAAAGATCAAGAGGCGACAGATCAAGATCTCGATCAGGCAGCAAACATAGCAAAAGCCGTAGCCGTTCTCGATCACCAATGAATGGCGACAAATCACCAGAAAGTAATAAACAGAAAGCTGATTAA
- the LOC126864304 gene encoding serine-arginine protein 55 isoform X14, protein MVGTRVYVGGLPYGTRERDLERFFRGYGRFRDVLIKNGYGFVEFDDYRDADDAVYELNGKELLGERVAVEIARGVSGRRGDRGYGRSRSWRDNRDDMRHDRYGPPTRTEYRLTVENLSSRVSWQDLKDYMRQAGEVTYADAHKQRRNEGVVEFATYSDLKNAIDKLDDTELNGRRIRLIEDKRRGRRSRSSSSRSRSRSRSRSRRRSRSRSRYYRRSRSRSRSRRSSRSRSRRSSRSKSRAHTKSKSKSKSKSPERSRTRSKSKSRDRSKSKSKSKSKSRSRSRSKAERSKSRSQSKSKAKSPSNSSSRDRSSRERSRGDRSRSRSGSKHSKSRSRSRSPMNGDKSPESNKQKAD, encoded by the exons ATGGTAGGGACAAGGGTCTATGTCGGTGGGCTTCCATACGGCACCAGGGAAAGAGACCTTGAGAGATTTTTCAGAGGCTACGGTCGATTCCGTGATGTCCTCATCAAGAACGGTTACGGCTTTGTT GAGTTTGATGACTATAGGGATGCAGATGATGCAGTCTATGAGCTCAATGGAAAGGAGCTTCTAGGAGAAAg AGTGGCGGTGGAGATAGCACGGGGTGTTTCAGGGAGGCGAGGCGACCGTGGCTACGGACGCTCACGCTCCTGGAGAGACAA CCGAGACGATATGCGGCACGACAG ATACGGACCACCAACACGCACCGAATACCGGCTCACTGTGGAGAATCTCTCGAGTCGCGTTAGCTGGCAG GATTTGAAGGATTATATGAGACAAGCTGGCGAAGTGACATATGCAGATGCACACAAACAGCGCAGGAATGAAGG GGTTGTAGAGTTTGCAACATATTCTGACTTGAAGAACGCCATCGACAAATTGGACGATACAGAACTAAATGGACGTAGAATCAGACTTATCGAAGATAAAAGACGTGGTCGTCGCTCAAGATCCTCGAGTTCGAGATCAAGATCACGGTCACGATCTCGATCTCGTCGCCGATCCCGCTCCCGCTCAAGGTATTATCGTCGTTCTCGATCCCGATCAAG GAGTCGTCGCAGTTCTCGTAGTCGTAGCCGTCGCAGCAGCCGTTCCAAATCAAGGGCACATACTAAATCAAAATCAAAGTCCAAATCCAAATCTCCCGAACGTAGCCGCACCCGATCTAAATCCAA ATCAAGAGACCGCTCAAAGTCGAAATCTAAGTCAAAGTCCAAATCCAGATCTCGTTCTAGGTCCAAGGCTGAGAGGTCAAAGTCCAGGTCGCAGTCCAAATCCAAAGCCAAGTCTCCTTCGAA CTCTTCTTCCAGAGATAGATCTAGTCGCGAAAGATCAAGAGGCGACAGATCAAGATCTCGATCAGGCAGCAAACATAGCAAAAGCCGTAGCCGTTCTCGATCACCAATGAATGGCGACAAATCACCAGAAAGTAATAAACAGAAAGCTGATTAA
- the LOC126864304 gene encoding serine-arginine protein 55 isoform X5 — protein sequence MVGTRVYVGGLPYGTRERDLERFFRGYGRFRDVLIKNGYGFVEFDDYRDADDAVYELNGKELLGERVAVEIARGVSGRRGDRGYGRSRSWRDNRDDMRHDRDSVNRNTRTASSYKQSLPRYGPPTRTEYRLTVENLSSRVSWQDLKDYMRQAGEVTYADAHKQRRNEGVVEFATYSDLKNAIDKLDDTELNGRRIRLIEDKRRGRRSRSSSSRSRSRSRSRSRRRSRSRSRYYRRSRSRSRSRRSSRSRSRRSSRSKSRAHTKSKSKSKSKSPERSRTRSKSKSRDRSKSKSKSKSKSRSRSRSKAERSKSRSQSKSKAKSPSNSSSRDRSSRERSRGDRSRSRSGSKHSKSRSRSRSPMNGDKSPESNKQKAD from the exons ATGGTAGGGACAAGGGTCTATGTCGGTGGGCTTCCATACGGCACCAGGGAAAGAGACCTTGAGAGATTTTTCAGAGGCTACGGTCGATTCCGTGATGTCCTCATCAAGAACGGTTACGGCTTTGTT GAGTTTGATGACTATAGGGATGCAGATGATGCAGTCTATGAGCTCAATGGAAAGGAGCTTCTAGGAGAAAg AGTGGCGGTGGAGATAGCACGGGGTGTTTCAGGGAGGCGAGGCGACCGTGGCTACGGACGCTCACGCTCCTGGAGAGACAA CCGAGACGATATGCGGCACGACAG AGATAGTGTGAACAGAAACACGAGGACTGCATCTAGCTACAAGCAATCATTGCCCAG ATACGGACCACCAACACGCACCGAATACCGGCTCACTGTGGAGAATCTCTCGAGTCGCGTTAGCTGGCAG GATTTGAAGGATTATATGAGACAAGCTGGCGAAGTGACATATGCAGATGCACACAAACAGCGCAGGAATGAAGG GGTTGTAGAGTTTGCAACATATTCTGACTTGAAGAACGCCATCGACAAATTGGACGATACAGAACTAAATGGACGTAGAATCAGACTTATCGAAGATAAAAGACGTGGTCGTCGCTCAAGATCCTCGAGTTCGAGATCAAGATCACGGTCACGATCTCGATCTCGTCGCCGATCCCGCTCCCGCTCAAGGTATTATCGTCGTTCTCGATCCCGATCAAG GAGTCGTCGCAGTTCTCGTAGTCGTAGCCGTCGCAGCAGCCGTTCCAAATCAAGGGCACATACTAAATCAAAATCAAAGTCCAAATCCAAATCTCCCGAACGTAGCCGCACCCGATCTAAATCCAA ATCAAGAGACCGCTCAAAGTCGAAATCTAAGTCAAAGTCCAAATCCAGATCTCGTTCTAGGTCCAAGGCTGAGAGGTCAAAGTCCAGGTCGCAGTCCAAATCCAAAGCCAAGTCTCCTTCGAA CTCTTCTTCCAGAGATAGATCTAGTCGCGAAAGATCAAGAGGCGACAGATCAAGATCTCGATCAGGCAGCAAACATAGCAAAAGCCGTAGCCGTTCTCGATCACCAATGAATGGCGACAAATCACCAGAAAGTAATAAACAGAAAGCTGATTAA